From a region of the bacterium HR11 genome:
- the selB gene encoding Selenocysteine-specific elongation factor: protein MRMGLTIVLAGHIDHGKTTLVRALTGIDTDRLEEEKRRGMTIELGFAPWRLPDGRWVSFVDVPGHERLVHTMIAGAAGVDAVLLVVAADEGVMPQTVEHAEVCRLLGIREGLVALTKIDRVDDDWRAFVAETVREWLTEFGWGHFPILEVSALRGDGLDRLRQALVELLDRLPVPPPVQAPRIAVDRVFALAGVGTIVTGTMEGAPFRVRQTVSVYPKGLTATIRSIQVHERSVPEAVPGARTALNLQGVHHTELTRGDWVAEPGRMTVDRAWYAWVRWLPEAGRWRKPSSVMRFHFHHGAAAHVARLFWVGSVPAQWPEAALVRLVFAGPVAGNAGDAFVLRAISPTRAVGGGQLIEPVGRRTRRRERAVAAAWKDWPDLTPEARLERYVELHGLAGVTWSDLQAWTGWTDETLRQHLRPLVEAGRLVADRWPEATFVTTAPAVQTAWERARRVLAEYHARHPLRSGMPRETWVQQWCPRVHPFWNGVIAAWVQEGRIVQEEDEVRLAEFQVVLPPDLAEAIQDLRSEIARHPWEGLRWPDVRDRALQMGVDPEDLLVYLRKSAGVLAVEMEGVLHLVDADYGRQFRQLLERLAEGRDYVTVGDVKQATGWSRKWTIAWLEFAARQQWTHRVGDQHYVRRARERGPGP from the coding sequence ATGCGGATGGGCCTCACGATCGTCCTGGCCGGCCACATCGACCACGGGAAGACGACCCTGGTCCGGGCCCTGACGGGCATCGACACGGACCGCTTGGAGGAGGAAAAGCGGCGGGGCATGACCATCGAGCTCGGCTTTGCGCCCTGGCGGCTCCCGGACGGTCGCTGGGTCAGCTTCGTGGACGTCCCGGGCCATGAACGGCTGGTCCACACGATGATCGCCGGGGCGGCCGGCGTCGACGCCGTCCTCCTGGTCGTCGCCGCCGACGAGGGCGTCATGCCCCAGACGGTCGAGCACGCCGAGGTCTGCCGCCTGCTGGGCATCCGGGAGGGCCTCGTCGCCCTGACCAAGATCGACCGAGTGGACGACGACTGGCGGGCTTTCGTCGCCGAGACGGTCCGGGAGTGGCTGACGGAATTCGGCTGGGGCCATTTCCCCATCCTCGAGGTCTCGGCCTTACGGGGGGACGGCCTGGACCGCCTGCGGCAGGCCCTGGTCGAATTGCTGGACCGCCTGCCCGTGCCGCCGCCGGTCCAAGCCCCCCGGATCGCCGTGGACCGGGTATTTGCCCTGGCCGGCGTGGGGACCATCGTGACGGGCACGATGGAGGGCGCGCCCTTCCGGGTCCGTCAGACGGTGTCGGTCTATCCGAAGGGTCTGACGGCCACGATCCGCTCGATTCAGGTCCATGAGCGGTCGGTCCCGGAAGCCGTCCCGGGTGCCCGGACGGCCCTGAACCTGCAGGGCGTTCACCATACCGAGCTGACCCGTGGAGACTGGGTCGCCGAACCGGGTCGGATGACCGTCGACCGGGCCTGGTACGCCTGGGTCCGGTGGCTCCCCGAGGCGGGCCGGTGGCGGAAGCCCAGCTCGGTCATGCGGTTCCACTTCCATCACGGGGCGGCCGCCCACGTCGCCCGCCTGTTTTGGGTCGGTTCGGTGCCGGCCCAGTGGCCCGAGGCGGCCCTCGTCCGCCTCGTGTTTGCCGGGCCGGTCGCCGGAAACGCCGGCGACGCCTTCGTCCTCCGGGCCATCTCGCCCACGCGGGCCGTCGGGGGCGGCCAGCTCATCGAACCCGTCGGGCGGCGGACCCGCCGTCGGGAGCGGGCGGTCGCTGCCGCCTGGAAGGACTGGCCGGACCTGACGCCCGAGGCGCGGCTGGAGCGGTATGTCGAACTCCACGGTCTGGCGGGGGTTACTTGGTCGGACCTCCAGGCCTGGACGGGCTGGACGGATGAGACGCTCCGTCAGCACTTGAGACCCCTCGTCGAGGCCGGCCGGCTGGTCGCCGACCGATGGCCCGAGGCGACGTTCGTCACGACGGCCCCGGCCGTCCAGACGGCCTGGGAGCGGGCTCGCCGGGTCCTGGCCGAATATCACGCCCGGCATCCGCTTCGGTCGGGCATGCCCCGGGAGACGTGGGTCCAGCAGTGGTGTCCGCGGGTCCATCCTTTCTGGAACGGCGTCATCGCCGCCTGGGTCCAGGAAGGCCGCATCGTCCAGGAGGAGGACGAGGTCCGGCTGGCCGAGTTCCAGGTCGTCCTTCCGCCGGACCTGGCCGAGGCCATTCAGGACCTGCGGTCCGAGATCGCCCGGCACCCCTGGGAGGGCCTGCGGTGGCCGGACGTCCGGGACCGGGCCCTCCAGATGGGCGTCGACCCGGAGGACCTCCTGGTGTACCTGCGGAAGTCGGCCGGCGTCCTCGCCGTGGAGATGGAAGGCGTCCTGCACCTGGTCGACGCCGACTATGGGCGTCAATTTCGCCAGCTCTTGGAACGTCTGGCCGAGGGTCGGGACTACGTGACCGTGGGCGACGTCAAGCAGGCGACGGGATGGTCCCGGAAGTGGACCATCGCCTGGCTGGAGTTTGCCGCCCGCCAGCAGTGGACGCACCGGGTCGGCGATCAGCACTACGTCCGGCGGGCCCGGGAAAGAGGTCCCGGGCCATAA